Proteins encoded in a region of the Gemmatimonadaceae bacterium genome:
- a CDS encoding DmsE family decaheme c-type cytochrome translates to MRHFRFTTMLAGALALLVGSGAFAQAGAQAASWKASDCESCHDKALTPAYNKSAHAKVEQACAKCHNDVDAHFKAQSEGKDGPVPSLKKMKAADLNANCLSCHEKGNQESYVSGMHARRNVSCASCHSVHSPKSATAQLKTKSDAETCYACHKTQRAQMNRTSHHPVREGKMGCSSCHNPHEGNTPKMVKAETATELCYSCHTEKRGPFLFEHAPVREDCATCHNPHGSNHMRMLNQKMPNLCWGCHLTGSGHFGSLDKYATEQGVTIAPTGAPSGYPTVNSRFVGRSCANCHLNIHGSNSPSGAYFIR, encoded by the coding sequence ATGCGTCATTTCAGGTTCACCACGATGCTGGCAGGGGCACTCGCCTTGCTCGTAGGCTCAGGAGCCTTCGCGCAAGCGGGAGCACAGGCGGCGTCGTGGAAGGCGTCGGATTGCGAGTCTTGTCACGACAAGGCTCTCACGCCGGCGTACAACAAGTCGGCCCACGCCAAGGTCGAGCAGGCGTGCGCGAAGTGCCACAACGACGTCGACGCGCACTTCAAGGCACAGTCGGAAGGCAAGGACGGCCCCGTGCCGTCGCTGAAGAAGATGAAGGCCGCCGACCTGAACGCGAACTGCCTGAGCTGCCATGAAAAGGGCAACCAGGAGAGCTACGTGAGCGGCATGCATGCGCGCCGGAACGTCTCCTGCGCCTCGTGCCACAGTGTGCACAGCCCCAAGTCGGCGACGGCGCAGCTGAAGACGAAGTCGGACGCCGAGACCTGCTACGCGTGCCACAAGACACAGCGCGCCCAGATGAACCGGACGTCGCACCACCCGGTGCGCGAAGGAAAGATGGGCTGCTCAAGCTGCCACAACCCGCACGAGGGGAACACCCCGAAGATGGTGAAGGCGGAGACGGCGACGGAGCTGTGCTACTCCTGCCACACGGAAAAGCGCGGTCCGTTCCTCTTCGAGCATGCGCCGGTCCGCGAAGACTGCGCGACCTGCCACAATCCGCACGGCTCGAACCACATGCGGATGCTCAACCAGAAGATGCCCAACCTCTGCTGGGGCTGTCACCTCACGGGTTCAGGCCACTTTGGCTCGCTTGACAAGTACGCCACGGAACAGGGCGTGACGATCGCCCCGACTGGCGCGCCGTCCGGCTATCCGACGGTGAACTCGCGCTTTGTCGGACGTTCCTGCGCGAACTGCCACCTGAACATCCATGGTTCCAACTCGCCCTCGGGCGCCTACTTCATCCGGTAA
- a CDS encoding glutamine synthetase III: MNPRVAAIRAIASRVVTPPDIPSTKEGGEPISHYFGSLTFGARQMRDKLPKEVFAKLNSAIRLGKKLDVDIAPTVAQVIKEWAMSNGVTHFCHWFQPQTGLTAEKHDAFFSFDENKLPMESFTGEQLIQSEPDASSFPSGGLRATWEARGYTAWNPASPVFIMDSAGTKTLCIPSVFIGYNGEALDEVTPLLRSSDVLSHKAMEVLELLGDKGAMRVYTTMGAEQEYFLIDRGHFSLRPDLVMGGRTLIGAPPPRGQQLEDHYFGGIPERVQACIAEVEYELYRLGVPIVTRHNEVAPCQFEMAPVFEETDIATDHNQLVMAILRKVAMRHGLVALLHEKPFAGINGSGKHCNWSMSVASDNELDGVNLLKPGKTPHQNLRFLLFLAAVLKAVFKHQGLLRAGIATSGNEHRLGANEAPPAIISVFLGAMLTNMIEDIVAGRTGTSADAAMIKLGVAKLPEIAQDNTDRNRTSPLAFTGAKFEFRAVGSSQSIAFPVMVLNTVVAEAIGELTADLKDELKKTKSIDDAVLKVVRIAFKETASIRFEGNNYSEEWVKEAKTRGLLNLRRTPEALDYLKVPTTRKLFTALGILSEAELESRYHVRIERYTKDMLIEMHTMREMADTMVIPAAFKYLGVVADAAQKSKAAGIKTNPAAAAATTLARQITDLQKRTAALRAAAEKGDSMHETPGKCAQFLTSTGADCMAKVREVCDSLELTIGDEFWPLPRYREMVFPV; this comes from the coding sequence ATGAACCCTCGCGTTGCCGCTATCAGGGCCATTGCCTCGCGCGTGGTCACACCGCCCGACATCCCTTCCACCAAGGAAGGTGGAGAGCCGATCTCGCACTACTTCGGATCGCTCACCTTCGGCGCGCGCCAGATGCGCGACAAGCTCCCCAAGGAAGTCTTCGCCAAGCTCAACTCGGCCATCCGACTCGGCAAGAAACTCGACGTCGACATCGCCCCCACCGTCGCCCAGGTCATCAAGGAATGGGCGATGTCGAACGGCGTCACCCACTTCTGCCACTGGTTCCAGCCGCAGACGGGACTCACCGCCGAGAAGCACGACGCCTTCTTCTCGTTCGATGAGAACAAGCTCCCCATGGAGTCGTTCACCGGCGAGCAGCTCATCCAGAGCGAGCCTGATGCGTCGTCGTTCCCGTCCGGCGGCCTCCGCGCCACGTGGGAAGCGCGCGGCTACACCGCGTGGAACCCGGCGTCGCCCGTCTTCATCATGGATTCGGCCGGCACCAAGACGCTGTGCATCCCCTCGGTCTTCATCGGCTACAACGGCGAGGCGCTCGACGAAGTCACCCCGCTCCTCCGCTCGTCCGACGTGCTCTCGCACAAGGCCATGGAGGTGCTGGAGCTACTCGGCGATAAAGGCGCGATGCGCGTCTACACGACGATGGGCGCCGAGCAGGAGTACTTCCTCATTGACCGCGGCCACTTCTCGCTGCGCCCCGATCTCGTGATGGGCGGCCGCACGCTCATCGGCGCCCCGCCGCCGCGCGGACAGCAGCTCGAAGACCACTACTTCGGCGGCATCCCCGAACGCGTGCAGGCCTGCATCGCCGAAGTGGAGTACGAGCTCTATCGCCTGGGCGTGCCCATCGTCACGCGCCATAACGAAGTCGCGCCCTGCCAGTTCGAGATGGCCCCCGTCTTCGAGGAGACGGACATCGCCACCGACCACAACCAGCTCGTGATGGCGATCCTCCGCAAGGTGGCCATGCGGCACGGACTCGTCGCGCTACTGCACGAGAAGCCGTTCGCCGGCATCAACGGCTCCGGCAAGCACTGCAACTGGTCGATGTCCGTCGCCTCCGACAACGAGCTCGATGGCGTCAACCTGCTCAAGCCCGGCAAGACACCGCACCAGAACCTGCGCTTCCTGCTGTTCCTCGCCGCGGTCCTCAAGGCCGTCTTCAAGCATCAGGGCCTCCTGCGCGCCGGCATCGCCACCTCCGGCAACGAGCACCGACTCGGCGCCAACGAAGCGCCCCCGGCCATCATCTCGGTGTTCCTCGGCGCGATGCTCACCAATATGATCGAGGACATCGTCGCCGGCCGTACAGGCACGTCAGCCGATGCCGCCATGATCAAGCTCGGCGTCGCCAAGCTCCCCGAGATTGCGCAGGACAACACCGACCGCAACCGCACGTCGCCGCTCGCGTTCACCGGCGCCAAGTTCGAGTTCCGCGCCGTCGGCTCGTCGCAGTCCATCGCCTTCCCGGTGATGGTGCTCAATACGGTGGTCGCCGAGGCCATTGGCGAGCTCACCGCCGACCTGAAGGACGAACTCAAGAAGACCAAGAGCATTGACGACGCGGTGCTCAAGGTCGTGCGCATCGCCTTCAAGGAGACGGCGTCGATCCGCTTCGAGGGGAACAACTACTCCGAGGAATGGGTGAAGGAGGCCAAGACGCGCGGCTTGCTCAACCTGCGTCGCACGCCCGAAGCGCTCGACTATCTCAAGGTCCCGACCACGCGGAAGCTCTTCACGGCACTCGGCATTCTGTCCGAGGCCGAACTCGAGAGCCGGTATCACGTGCGCATCGAGCGCTATACGAAGGACATGCTCATCGAGATGCACACCATGCGCGAGATGGCGGACACGATGGTCATCCCCGCGGCGTTCAAGTACCTCGGCGTCGTCGCCGATGCCGCGCAGAAGTCCAAGGCCGCCGGCATCAAGACCAACCCCGCGGCCGCCGCGGCAACGACGCTCGCCAGGCAGATCACCGATCTCCAGAAGCGCACCGCCGCGCTCCGCGCGGCCGCCGAGAAGGGCGACTCGATGCACGAGACGCCCGGCAAGTGCGCGCAGTTCCTCACGAGCACCGGAGCGGATTGCATGGCCAAGGTGCGAGAGGTTTGCGATAGCTTGGAACTCACTATTGGTGACGAGTTCTGGCCCCTACCGAGATATCGTGAGATGGTGTTTCCGGTTTAG
- a CDS encoding phosphodiester glycosidase family protein, protein MIRTAALVLAAAFVAAGEPATLSVRGANGRTAWWREDRAPVRWEHAHPVVTHAIVWHRGAPGVEWGELSLEAGGEAWRTRVIIARLDPRRVRFDVQWGVDSAAQPAWSISSAPTNVRFAVNAGQFTATLPWGWVVAGGQERLGPGRGPLSSAFIIDREGAVRIVDGDTLAALRRSGDIAAAFQSYPSLLTGDGDVPVALRAPCAINCTHRDARLAIGLDRNGFVLVALTRFDAGGEALGFIPLGLTVPEMTALMGALGARQAMLLDGGISAQMLVRDARGSAHTWRGVRRVPLGLVAIPR, encoded by the coding sequence GTGATTCGTACCGCGGCGCTCGTGCTCGCCGCGGCGTTCGTCGCCGCGGGCGAGCCGGCGACGCTCTCGGTGCGCGGCGCCAACGGCCGCACCGCGTGGTGGCGGGAGGACCGTGCCCCGGTGCGATGGGAGCACGCGCATCCGGTCGTCACTCACGCCATCGTGTGGCATCGCGGCGCGCCCGGTGTCGAGTGGGGCGAACTCTCGCTCGAGGCCGGCGGCGAGGCGTGGCGCACGCGCGTCATCATCGCGCGGCTCGATCCGCGCCGAGTGCGCTTTGACGTGCAGTGGGGTGTCGACAGCGCGGCGCAGCCCGCCTGGTCCATCTCCAGCGCGCCAACGAATGTGCGATTCGCCGTCAACGCCGGACAGTTCACGGCCACGTTGCCCTGGGGATGGGTGGTGGCCGGCGGACAGGAACGGCTTGGGCCGGGACGTGGCCCGCTCTCCAGCGCCTTCATCATCGACCGAGAGGGCGCGGTGCGCATCGTGGACGGCGATACCCTCGCCGCCCTGCGACGGAGCGGCGACATCGCCGCCGCGTTTCAGTCGTATCCGTCGCTCCTCACTGGCGATGGCGATGTGCCAGTCGCATTGCGCGCGCCCTGCGCCATCAACTGTACCCACCGCGATGCGCGACTCGCCATCGGACTCGACCGAAACGGATTTGTTTTGGTGGCGCTCACCCGCTTCGACGCCGGCGGCGAAGCACTCGGCTTCATCCCGCTGGGCCTCACCGTTCCCGAAATGACCGCCCTCATGGGCGCACTCGGCGCGCGCCAAGCGATGCTCTTGGACGGCGGCATCTCCGCGCAAATGCTCGTGCGCGATGCGCGCGGATCCGCCCACACCTGGCGCGGCGTCCGCCGCGTCCCGCTCGGCCTTGTCGCAATTCCGCGATAG
- a CDS encoding class I SAM-dependent methyltransferase yields the protein MLPADAAFDRALLALHQERYTLAAEYVRDADVVDCACGTGFGSEVLLQAGARSVQGVDLDRGALEYARSRHAHDGITYFEADALRFAPTPQPSVWVSMETVEHLPNPTAYVAHVAKVLPKGGRFIASVPVTVCTDSNRHHLHDFTRASFRQLLSAHGFKEIRALEQSQRISLGDIFGHGHGVRSHDRRRGLLRWYVRHPRVFAKRVQLTVTKGFVNEYLTIVAELR from the coding sequence TTGCTGCCTGCTGACGCGGCATTTGACAGGGCATTGCTGGCGCTGCACCAGGAGCGCTACACGCTGGCTGCCGAATACGTGCGCGATGCCGACGTGGTGGACTGCGCGTGCGGCACGGGATTCGGCAGCGAGGTGTTGCTGCAAGCGGGGGCGCGGTCGGTGCAGGGGGTGGACCTGGACCGTGGCGCGCTGGAGTATGCGCGTTCGCGCCATGCGCATGACGGCATCACGTACTTCGAGGCCGACGCGCTGCGCTTTGCGCCCACACCGCAGCCTTCCGTGTGGGTAAGCATGGAAACGGTGGAGCATCTGCCCAATCCGACTGCCTACGTGGCGCACGTGGCGAAGGTGCTCCCGAAGGGCGGGCGGTTCATCGCCTCGGTGCCCGTGACCGTTTGCACCGACAGCAACCGGCACCACCTGCACGACTTCACGCGGGCCTCGTTCCGGCAACTGCTCTCGGCGCACGGGTTCAAGGAGATTCGCGCGCTGGAGCAGTCTCAGCGGATTTCACTGGGCGATATCTTCGGTCACGGGCACGGCGTGCGTTCCCACGACCGGCGACGCGGCCTGCTGCGGTGGTACGTCCGGCATCCGCGCGTGTTCGCCAAGCGCGTGCAGCTGACGGTCACCAAAGGTTTCGTGAACGAGTACCTGACGATCGTCGCTGAGTTGCGGTAG